From the genome of Polyodon spathula isolate WHYD16114869_AA chromosome 14, ASM1765450v1, whole genome shotgun sequence, one region includes:
- the LOC121326659 gene encoding autophagy-related protein 16-1-like isoform X1 — protein sequence MSGAGCRPECTWKRHIAEQLKQRDQVQRQAFEEIIHQYNRLLEKSDLQTVLSERLQTDKFDSHSRHDLSPGHDGVRSEALLQEMAEIRIKHQEELTELHKKRGELAQNVIQLNNQMQQKDKEIQANEAKMAEFQQRISELESECRELHSNLQDLEMANQTLKDEYDALQITFSALEEKLRRTTEDNQELVSRWMAEKAQEANQLNAENEKDCRRRQAKLQKELADAAKEPLQLDLDDDIEVLSDDTAEPGGETSPGKAITRTPSKRTSQPPGGLLDSITNIFGLSESPILGHHTPDITRRRSVNSYGSSPESAEVHTGVCSEVRVPTTALHVFDAHDGEVNAVRFSPGSRLLATGGMDRRVKLWEIVSGRCELKGALTGSNAGITSIEFDSAGSYLLAASNDFASRIWTVDDFRLRHTLTGHSGKVLSARFLLDNARIVSGSHDRTLKLWDLRSKVCIKTVFAGSSCNDIVCTEQCVMSGHFDKKVRYWDIRAESIVRELELFGRVTSLDLNPDKTELLTCSRDDLLKIIDLRTNTVRQTFSVQGFKCGSDWTRVMFSPDGSYIAAGSADGTLYVWNVLTGKVENALGKHHSSSINAVAWSPSGAHVVSVEKGSKAVLWSDL from the exons ATGTCTGGGGCGGGGTGCCGGCCTGAATGCACCTGGAAGAGACACATAGCAGAGCAGCTGAAGCAAAGAGACCAGGTTCAGAGACAGGCTTTTGAGGAGATTATCCACCAAT ATAATAGACTGCTGGAGAAGTCTGACCTGCAAACTGTTCTTTCAGAGAGGCTTCAGACTGATAAATTTGACAGCCACAGCAGACATGACCTCAG CCCAGGTCATGATGGAGTGCGGAGTGAAGCCCTGTTACAGGAGATGGCTGAGATTAGGATCAAACACCAAGAGGAGCTGACAGAGCTGCACAAAAAGCGTGGGGAG CTGGCCCAGAATGTCATTCAGTTGAATAACCAAATGCAACAGAAAGACAAGGAGATCCAGGCAAATGAAGCAAA gaTGGCGGAGTTCCAGCAGCGGATCTCCGAGCTAGAGAGCGAGTGCAGAGAGTTGCATTCGAACCTGCAGGACCTGGAGATGGCCAACCAGACCCTGAAGGACGAGTATGATGCCCTGCAGATCACTTTCAGCGCTCTGGAGGAGAAGCTGCGGCGCACCACCGAGGACAACCAGGAGCTTGTCTCCCGCTGGATGGCTGAAAAAGCACAGGAGGCCAACCAGCTCAACGCAGAGAACGAGAAGGACTGCAG GAGAAGACAAGCCAAGTTGCAGAAGGAACTGGCTGATGCAGCAAAGGAGCCCTTGCAATTGGACCT GGATGATGACATTGAGGTCCTGTCCGACGATACTGCGGAGCCCGGGGGGGAGACATCGCCTGGGAAGGCCATCACCCGCACACCCAG TAAACGCACCTCCCAGCCACCCGGAGGCCTTCTGGACTCTATCACTAATATCTTTGG CCTCTCTGAGTCTCCGATTCTTGGACATCACACTCCTGATATCACAAG GCGTCGATCTGTCAATTCTTATGGCAGCTCCCCTGAGAGCGCAGAGGTGCACACAGGAGTATGTTCGGAGGTCCGTGTGCCCACTACTGCTCTGCATGTCTTT GATGCCCATGATGGGGAAGTGAATGCAGTGAGATTCAGTCCAGGCTCTCGTCTCCTGGCAACAGGGGGTATGGACCGGAGAGTGAAACTATGGGAGATTGTTTCAG GTCGTTGTGAACTGAAAGGAGCTCTCACAGGCAGCAATGCTGGAATCACCAGTATCGAGTTTGACAGTGCG GGCTCCTATTTGCTTGCTGCCTCCAATGATTTCGCCAGCAGGATCTGGACAGTGGATGACTTCAGACTGCGT CACACTCTGACAGGGCACAGCGGGAAGGTGCTGTCCGCTCGCTTCCTGTTGGATAACGCTCGCATCGTCTCAGGCAGCCATGACAGGACACTCAAACTCTGGGACCTCAGGAGCAAAGTCT GTATAAAGACTGTGTTTGCAGGATCGAGCTGCAATGACATTGTCTGCACTGAGCAGTGTGTCATGAGTGGACACTTCGATAAGAAAGTCCGCTACTGGGATATCAG GGCAGAAAGTATTGTGCGTGAGTTGGAGCTGTTTGGGAGGGTCACATCTCTTGACCTAAATCCTGACAAAACGGAGCTGCTCACCTGCTCCAGAGATGACCTGCTGAAAATCATTGACCTGCGGACTAACACAGTGCGGCAGACATTCAG CGTGCAAGGCTTCAAGTGTGGCTCCGATTGGACACGAGTGATGTTTAG CCCTGACGGTAGCTACATTGCTGCAGGTTCTGCTGACGGCACTCTGTATGTGTGGAACGTGCTGACGGGGAAAGTGGAGAATGCGCTAGGAAAACACCACAG CTCCTCTATCAACGCTGTGGCCTGGTCCCCCTCCGGAGCCCATGTGGTCAGTGTTGAGAAGGGCAGCAAGGCAGTGCTCTGGTCTGATCTCTGA
- the LOC121326659 gene encoding autophagy-related protein 16-1-like isoform X2, giving the protein MSGAGCRPECTWKRHIAEQLKQRDQVQRQAFEEIIHQYNRLLEKSDLQTVLSERLQTDKFDSHSRHDLSPGHDGVRSEALLQEMAEIRIKHQEELTELHKKRGELAQNVIQLNNQMQQKDKEIQANEAKMAEFQQRISELESECRELHSNLQDLEMANQTLKDEYDALQITFSALEEKLRRTTEDNQELVSRWMAEKAQEANQLNAENEKDCRRRQAKLQKELADAAKEPLQLDLDDDIEVLSDDTAEPGGETSPGKAITRTPSKRTSQPPGGLLDSITNIFGRRSVNSYGSSPESAEVHTGVCSEVRVPTTALHVFDAHDGEVNAVRFSPGSRLLATGGMDRRVKLWEIVSGRCELKGALTGSNAGITSIEFDSAGSYLLAASNDFASRIWTVDDFRLRHTLTGHSGKVLSARFLLDNARIVSGSHDRTLKLWDLRSKVCIKTVFAGSSCNDIVCTEQCVMSGHFDKKVRYWDIRAESIVRELELFGRVTSLDLNPDKTELLTCSRDDLLKIIDLRTNTVRQTFSVQGFKCGSDWTRVMFSPDGSYIAAGSADGTLYVWNVLTGKVENALGKHHSSSINAVAWSPSGAHVVSVEKGSKAVLWSDL; this is encoded by the exons ATGTCTGGGGCGGGGTGCCGGCCTGAATGCACCTGGAAGAGACACATAGCAGAGCAGCTGAAGCAAAGAGACCAGGTTCAGAGACAGGCTTTTGAGGAGATTATCCACCAAT ATAATAGACTGCTGGAGAAGTCTGACCTGCAAACTGTTCTTTCAGAGAGGCTTCAGACTGATAAATTTGACAGCCACAGCAGACATGACCTCAG CCCAGGTCATGATGGAGTGCGGAGTGAAGCCCTGTTACAGGAGATGGCTGAGATTAGGATCAAACACCAAGAGGAGCTGACAGAGCTGCACAAAAAGCGTGGGGAG CTGGCCCAGAATGTCATTCAGTTGAATAACCAAATGCAACAGAAAGACAAGGAGATCCAGGCAAATGAAGCAAA gaTGGCGGAGTTCCAGCAGCGGATCTCCGAGCTAGAGAGCGAGTGCAGAGAGTTGCATTCGAACCTGCAGGACCTGGAGATGGCCAACCAGACCCTGAAGGACGAGTATGATGCCCTGCAGATCACTTTCAGCGCTCTGGAGGAGAAGCTGCGGCGCACCACCGAGGACAACCAGGAGCTTGTCTCCCGCTGGATGGCTGAAAAAGCACAGGAGGCCAACCAGCTCAACGCAGAGAACGAGAAGGACTGCAG GAGAAGACAAGCCAAGTTGCAGAAGGAACTGGCTGATGCAGCAAAGGAGCCCTTGCAATTGGACCT GGATGATGACATTGAGGTCCTGTCCGACGATACTGCGGAGCCCGGGGGGGAGACATCGCCTGGGAAGGCCATCACCCGCACACCCAG TAAACGCACCTCCCAGCCACCCGGAGGCCTTCTGGACTCTATCACTAATATCTTTGG GCGTCGATCTGTCAATTCTTATGGCAGCTCCCCTGAGAGCGCAGAGGTGCACACAGGAGTATGTTCGGAGGTCCGTGTGCCCACTACTGCTCTGCATGTCTTT GATGCCCATGATGGGGAAGTGAATGCAGTGAGATTCAGTCCAGGCTCTCGTCTCCTGGCAACAGGGGGTATGGACCGGAGAGTGAAACTATGGGAGATTGTTTCAG GTCGTTGTGAACTGAAAGGAGCTCTCACAGGCAGCAATGCTGGAATCACCAGTATCGAGTTTGACAGTGCG GGCTCCTATTTGCTTGCTGCCTCCAATGATTTCGCCAGCAGGATCTGGACAGTGGATGACTTCAGACTGCGT CACACTCTGACAGGGCACAGCGGGAAGGTGCTGTCCGCTCGCTTCCTGTTGGATAACGCTCGCATCGTCTCAGGCAGCCATGACAGGACACTCAAACTCTGGGACCTCAGGAGCAAAGTCT GTATAAAGACTGTGTTTGCAGGATCGAGCTGCAATGACATTGTCTGCACTGAGCAGTGTGTCATGAGTGGACACTTCGATAAGAAAGTCCGCTACTGGGATATCAG GGCAGAAAGTATTGTGCGTGAGTTGGAGCTGTTTGGGAGGGTCACATCTCTTGACCTAAATCCTGACAAAACGGAGCTGCTCACCTGCTCCAGAGATGACCTGCTGAAAATCATTGACCTGCGGACTAACACAGTGCGGCAGACATTCAG CGTGCAAGGCTTCAAGTGTGGCTCCGATTGGACACGAGTGATGTTTAG CCCTGACGGTAGCTACATTGCTGCAGGTTCTGCTGACGGCACTCTGTATGTGTGGAACGTGCTGACGGGGAAAGTGGAGAATGCGCTAGGAAAACACCACAG CTCCTCTATCAACGCTGTGGCCTGGTCCCCCTCCGGAGCCCATGTGGTCAGTGTTGAGAAGGGCAGCAAGGCAGTGCTCTGGTCTGATCTCTGA
- the LOC121326659 gene encoding autophagy-related protein 16-like isoform X3, whose protein sequence is MAEIRIKHQEELTELHKKRGELAQNVIQLNNQMQQKDKEIQANEAKMAEFQQRISELESECRELHSNLQDLEMANQTLKDEYDALQITFSALEEKLRRTTEDNQELVSRWMAEKAQEANQLNAENEKDCRRRQAKLQKELADAAKEPLQLDLDDDIEVLSDDTAEPGGETSPGKAITRTPSKRTSQPPGGLLDSITNIFGLSESPILGHHTPDITRRRSVNSYGSSPESAEVHTGVCSEVRVPTTALHVFDAHDGEVNAVRFSPGSRLLATGGMDRRVKLWEIVSGRCELKGALTGSNAGITSIEFDSAGSYLLAASNDFASRIWTVDDFRLRHTLTGHSGKVLSARFLLDNARIVSGSHDRTLKLWDLRSKVCIKTVFAGSSCNDIVCTEQCVMSGHFDKKVRYWDIRAESIVRELELFGRVTSLDLNPDKTELLTCSRDDLLKIIDLRTNTVRQTFSVQGFKCGSDWTRVMFSPDGSYIAAGSADGTLYVWNVLTGKVENALGKHHSSSINAVAWSPSGAHVVSVEKGSKAVLWSDL, encoded by the exons ATGGCTGAGATTAGGATCAAACACCAAGAGGAGCTGACAGAGCTGCACAAAAAGCGTGGGGAG CTGGCCCAGAATGTCATTCAGTTGAATAACCAAATGCAACAGAAAGACAAGGAGATCCAGGCAAATGAAGCAAA gaTGGCGGAGTTCCAGCAGCGGATCTCCGAGCTAGAGAGCGAGTGCAGAGAGTTGCATTCGAACCTGCAGGACCTGGAGATGGCCAACCAGACCCTGAAGGACGAGTATGATGCCCTGCAGATCACTTTCAGCGCTCTGGAGGAGAAGCTGCGGCGCACCACCGAGGACAACCAGGAGCTTGTCTCCCGCTGGATGGCTGAAAAAGCACAGGAGGCCAACCAGCTCAACGCAGAGAACGAGAAGGACTGCAG GAGAAGACAAGCCAAGTTGCAGAAGGAACTGGCTGATGCAGCAAAGGAGCCCTTGCAATTGGACCT GGATGATGACATTGAGGTCCTGTCCGACGATACTGCGGAGCCCGGGGGGGAGACATCGCCTGGGAAGGCCATCACCCGCACACCCAG TAAACGCACCTCCCAGCCACCCGGAGGCCTTCTGGACTCTATCACTAATATCTTTGG CCTCTCTGAGTCTCCGATTCTTGGACATCACACTCCTGATATCACAAG GCGTCGATCTGTCAATTCTTATGGCAGCTCCCCTGAGAGCGCAGAGGTGCACACAGGAGTATGTTCGGAGGTCCGTGTGCCCACTACTGCTCTGCATGTCTTT GATGCCCATGATGGGGAAGTGAATGCAGTGAGATTCAGTCCAGGCTCTCGTCTCCTGGCAACAGGGGGTATGGACCGGAGAGTGAAACTATGGGAGATTGTTTCAG GTCGTTGTGAACTGAAAGGAGCTCTCACAGGCAGCAATGCTGGAATCACCAGTATCGAGTTTGACAGTGCG GGCTCCTATTTGCTTGCTGCCTCCAATGATTTCGCCAGCAGGATCTGGACAGTGGATGACTTCAGACTGCGT CACACTCTGACAGGGCACAGCGGGAAGGTGCTGTCCGCTCGCTTCCTGTTGGATAACGCTCGCATCGTCTCAGGCAGCCATGACAGGACACTCAAACTCTGGGACCTCAGGAGCAAAGTCT GTATAAAGACTGTGTTTGCAGGATCGAGCTGCAATGACATTGTCTGCACTGAGCAGTGTGTCATGAGTGGACACTTCGATAAGAAAGTCCGCTACTGGGATATCAG GGCAGAAAGTATTGTGCGTGAGTTGGAGCTGTTTGGGAGGGTCACATCTCTTGACCTAAATCCTGACAAAACGGAGCTGCTCACCTGCTCCAGAGATGACCTGCTGAAAATCATTGACCTGCGGACTAACACAGTGCGGCAGACATTCAG CGTGCAAGGCTTCAAGTGTGGCTCCGATTGGACACGAGTGATGTTTAG CCCTGACGGTAGCTACATTGCTGCAGGTTCTGCTGACGGCACTCTGTATGTGTGGAACGTGCTGACGGGGAAAGTGGAGAATGCGCTAGGAAAACACCACAG CTCCTCTATCAACGCTGTGGCCTGGTCCCCCTCCGGAGCCCATGTGGTCAGTGTTGAGAAGGGCAGCAAGGCAGTGCTCTGGTCTGATCTCTGA